TCTTTGCAACTTCAATTCCATCTTTCACTCCACCACGGTCTGTATCGGGGTCAAGCGGATTTGTGTGTGTGACTTTCGCTTCTTCCCTGTCATCCAAACCATCACCGTCAGTATCTTTTTTCAACGGGTCGGTGAAATATGTTCGGACTTCATCACCATCATTCAATCCATCCAAGTCAGTATCAGGGCGGAACGGGTCGGAATGAAACGTTAAAACTTCATACGAATCTCTCAGTCCATCTCCATCGCCATCAGGGTTATACGGGTCAGTTCTGTATCGCATGATTTCTTCATCGTCACTCAAACCATCGCCATCGGAATCAGGTCCGTTCATTCCTCTGTCCCAACGACGCTCATCAGATGAATAGGTCGAACGATAATTCATCCGGTTATAACCGCTTCCATTAATTGTCATGCTGATAAGAAATGTCCAGTACGCATCGTTCGGTTCATCTGCGTGACTGCCGTTGAGTTCATCCGTAAAAGCGAAATTATATCCGAGATTAAAATCTAATCCCAATCCTTCTTCGGCAACTAATTCAACACCGATACCAAAAGGAATGTACGCTGAAATTCCTTCCGGTTTATAACGAGGTGCTATCCACGCGGGAAGATGTTCAATGTCTAACCGTGCAACATCATATGAGACGAAACCAAACCCCGCGTACAAATACGGACTCCATCGCTCATAATATTCAGGCGAATAGAGTAAGCGATAATCAAATGGAAATAAATGTGTTTCATAGAACCAATCAGATATGGCACCGATGCCGACACCAAATTCTCCGCGAACGCTCTCGGTATAATAATGTCTAACAAATAATCGTGCTTGAAAATCCGTGTTTCCATCAAACTCTTTGTTGCCGTTCATTCCCCCGATTCCCACACCAAGTTGAATCGGTAAATCGAACGACTGTCCCGCAACCGGAACGGCAATAAAAAATAGACTCGTGAATAACAAGAAAATAGTAGAAATTCGAATCATACTTTTTCCTTTCCCTAACATATACAAGTTCATTGGTTGAATATTGAAATTTGTGCTTTGTTTGAAGTACTCAATCGGCTATGGAAAGCCCTTACGGGACTGAGTATAAGAATTCTTTGATAGATTTTCAACAAAAATGTGGAGAAAATATAAAATAATCTTCAACAAAGTTAGCCCAATCTATCAATTTTAACTCAGTATTGTAATAATTGAACAAGAACAACAGATATTACTTCCACTTCACCACTCCCACACTCACAAGGTCTTCAATGTAATGTGCAACCGCTTCAACTTTCACGGGGGTAAACTCTGCGCTTAACGCGTCCCGGATTTCAGAAATTGTTTTTTTACCGTTGATGAAATTGACTATCTCGAATTCCATATCGCCTCGAATTGTGTTTTCGCTTGAACTGTACCACTTTGCTTTCTCCGCATCCAACGTATTTGCAGGTAAACCAAAATCAAGCGGACCGCGAGTCATCCGAACGGGAATGCGTGTATCCCTTTTTTCTTTGAGCGATATTCCTGCATTGGTTCCTTTCACCTTATCAGCGATTTCCTTTGCAAGAAATTCATATTGATATTTCAAAGCAGATTGAATCGTAGCAACATCCTGTTTTACATCAACAGAATTATTGAAATTCAAAATTGAAATGAGTCCATCAATCTCATTTGCTAACGATTGCTTGAGAATATTTTGTGCCTCATCTCCCAAACCGGTAACTGTATCACGACCTGCAAGAAGTTGTAATCCTTTTTTCGCCCCATCTCCCAAGCGTCCAAGCGCTCTTGCTTGAACATGATAACTTAAATTCTTTGCTTGTGAATCATCTAAGTTAGCAAGATACCACAATGTTGAGGTGGCAATAATTTCGCATCGTTCAAGTTCAACCGGGTCAACTTTATCAGGCGTGTCTTCAGACGTATGGTGCGTGTAATCGCTGTGGGAGAACATGATGCCCGGAATTTTTCTATCAATGAACATCATGTGGTCGCTTCCTCCTCCGTACGGTGTTACGCGATAGTTAAACGCCGACAAACTTCCTCTTGGCGTTCGCACATCTATTCCGTCAACCATTTCCGCCATGTTGGTGACAACATCATTCACACATGATGGGAGAGAAGAGGGAGTTCGTGTCAGAATCAATTGAGAATGTAACAACTCCAGATTTTCACCCACCATATCCATGTTCATGTTCGCGAGCCAATTGCCACCGAGTTCCGGTCCTTCAAATTCCGGATGACCATCAATGTACGCCATCGTTCCGTTCCACTCAGGAACCCAAATGAACCGGAACGTGCGTTTCGGTTTCGGGAGACGACCGCTGCTAATCAATTCATTCAACGTACGCGCAATATCGAGAATCGCACCTGAACCGCTCGCATTATCATTTGCAGATTCTTTCGGATGGTCAAGATGCGCGCTGAACACAAGTTCTTCTTCCGGGTGTTCGCTTCCAAATATTTTTGCAACTACAACATCCATGTAATATGGTTCAAGTCCAACTCCCTCCACTTTTCCGTGAAGCACAACTTTCTTTCCAGATGCTAACAACTCCTTCAACTTTTTGCCTTGCCTGTTTGTGAGATTGAAGCCAAAGGTTGTTGTGGTTAATTCGTTGCTTCGGGGCCACATGCCGGTGTATTGAAGCATATCGGGATATTCTTTCGCACGTTCATCATCGAGAAAACAGACAACCGCTTTCGCTCCGTACTTCAACACAGCAAGGCGGTGAACAGCGCCTCCGTAACCTGTTGCAAGAACAAACTTTCCACGAACATCTTTTCCTTCATAATCTTTGTCCGATGTTCCGTTTCCAACATCAACAAGTTCTGCTGTTGCATCTCCGGCGTTTGAATACGTTATCACACTCATCGCAATTTCAGGATACCCGACAATGCGTTCATCATACGGTTCAACCATGCGCAACTCGGCGGAAGTGATGTCCCAACCGGAAGGCGATTGCCACGTTTGATATTCTTTCTTTCCATCCGAAACAAATGATTCGATATACGCATCGTTCTCGGAAAAACCATACTCACGAAGTTTTCCCAGAACATACTTCGCCGCATCACGATACCCGCGCGAACCTTGAATGCGATGATGCCGCGTAATTTGTATGACATGTTCCTTCGCGAGTTCTCCGCTTAACGCTTCATGGAACAAGTCGCGTGTTTTATCATCGAGAAGATTTTGGGCAGAAAGAGAATAAATGCAAACAGAAAAAATAAAAATGAAGAAAACTGATTTCATGTAGTTCCTTAGTTATGATATTGGAATCCAATAGTGAGAGCGAATCCCGATGGGTTGACCGTAAAGTTGTTACCACCGACATTATCATCGCTCTTCGAAGCAAAATATAATCTGGGCTCAACAAAAACTTTCCCGATTAACGCACGAGCGAATAATGTTCCGAAAATATTCCCACCGTTTTTCGTTTCGCTGTTGGTCGTCAACGAACCAAAAATCCCTCCGGAACTGCTTTGATAATCCACAGCATAAAAATAAAAATAATACCCGCCGCCAATTCCAATGTACCCGCGACTGTCCGCATCTTCAACATGAAAAAGTTTATAGGCGACATTCACATGAAGAGGTAACAGGAACATCTGTTGTTGCTGGACGTTCGGTTTCGGTTGATGGAAAATATCTATGGATTGTTTGGGATAAAAATCAATCGCACCGGAGAGGAAAAAATTATACTTGGTGAACTCAGTAATTCCATCTATACCGATGAGCAAACCGTTGTTCAGTCCGTCGCCCGGTTGATAGAATCCGAATTTCCCGCTGTAATATTGTTTGAGATTTGAACTTGATTCATCCTTTGCATCCGATGAAGTTTGACAAATCGCTATCACGGTGGTGCTAAGAACGAATAACAAGAGAAAAAGAATATTTTTCATACGTTTCCTTTCATTAATGATGACAATGAATTGCCATAGTTTAACAAAATTGCATCAACCGAACAAAAGGAAATCTCACACGGCAGAACTCAATTCTGATGAAACGTTACCTGGTTCACTTTCTATGGGAACTGTCTCAATCGGTATTTCCTTCGGGAAATACTTTTGATACAGATTAACCTGACTTGAATAAAGCATCAATTTCAATGCTGACTTGAGAAGAATATAAATTTGTTGAACGATGATTAACAGGAAAATCACAAACACATCGGGCGAGGAAAGAAAGGATGCCTTCACCCGATACATCAAAAGGAATAATATTCCTACCAAAAAGAATATCACCGCCAACCCAAAGACTTTCCAAAAGTTCTTGACAGAAAAGAGGATGCTTTTCTTTAAGGCGATTCTCATTTTTCGTGTATTGGTTTCGACAACATACATCCTCGCATAATCAAAGATGACGTAATAGAAAATAATTCCAAGGTAACCCAATCCGACACGAACAGCATTTCCCCAGAACTTTACATTCTCATACGGGTCGCTTCCAAAGACAACGCGGACAAATCCTGTTTCAAGAAATTGTATTCCGTACAAAACAACAAACAGAGGAATACTCCAAAGCCACAAACGAAAAAATCGCCCGAAATATTTTGCCGAATCACTCCAGAAAATACTACCGTTCCATCCCTCGCTTTTCAAAAATAAAGAGAACGCTCCGCCCGAAATAAATAATCCCGCAAGCCAATACATCATCGCGGCGACGGCAATTAACCCTCCCAACATTTTGATTCCACCGGAATTATTATTGAAAAATTCAAAAATAAAATCCCAGTTGATTCCCCCCGTCAACGATTCACCCATCAATGAATTGCCCGCAAAATCATTCAGCATATTTCTGAGCGGAATCATCACGAGCAATCCCATCAGGAGATTCGTCAGGAAAAATATTGCAATCATCCGTTTCATTCGGAGAGTTTGTTTGAATCCATGGAGTAAAGAATTGAATATCATCGCGAGTCTCCTAAAAAGTGCCGGTAAGGAATGTCAGTATATTCATCAGGTCAGGTTGATCGAACAGCATCTGCAAATAGAACATGAACTTGAACGCTGTCTTGTTAATACCGGCGCTTTGCGGCTCAAGCGTTTTGCTGTTGTTTGTGTAGTTGATATCAAGAACAACTTTTCGTTCAGGGTCAACTGTTGCATATTTCAAGCGAGATGTTTTTGTGAATTTGAATTTCTTCCACAAATCATTTCCATCCCACTTCTCTTTCACCTTTTCTCCATTCTCGAAGACGACTTCAACCTCGACAGGAAACGTGAAATCACCGATTCGCCTCACAACAATTTCGGATTCATACTCCTTCGCCTCGTCATCTTTCTCTGATTCATCATCAGAAAACGTATAGTCATACCCTTCAGCCGCCTTCACTTCATTTGAACTTACTTTCTCAATCGAATAATCAATCTTTTTTGCAGAATATAATGCCTGATTGAAATACCAGTTGAAATCACTCCCCGTTACATCATTCACCACATTCACAAAGTCATGGCTTTTTGGATGTTTGAATTTCCATCGCTCGAAATACGCACGCATCACTTCCTGCATCTTTTCTTTGCCGATATGATGTTGCAATGTCGTAAGAATCAATCCCGGTTTTGAATATGAATTGACACCGTAACTTCCGCCCGAAGCAAATTCCCAAGCATTGCGAACAGTCGGGTCGGTGCTGTGAATAGAAATGTATTGTCCTCGATGTAAATCAATATCGTTCATTTTCAATCCGAACCAGTTCACCGCACTTCCTGAACCGTATGCATCATTCATGATTTGAATTTCAGTGTACGTATTGATTCCTTCGTCAAGCCAACTTTCTTCAAACTCGTTCGATGCAAGAAGATGATACCAATAGTTATGTCCGAATTCATGAACGATAACGACCTCGACAATCCTGATTCCATCGGGAACGCCATAACTCGTCCCTGCTGTAATGAGTGTCGGATATTCCATACCGCCGGAACCGCCGCCACCTCGCCGCGGGTCAACAACGGTAAGATTCGGAAACGGATAATCGCCATACCAATTCTGATGATATCGCACAGCAAGTTTCGCCGCTTCGAGATGTCGCTCTCCCTGTGCGATATGGTCGGGCTGCATAAGAACACGAATGTCAACATCCTGCTCTTTCCCTTTTACTTCAATGAATTCCGGGCTTGTTGTCCAAGCAAAATCATGTACATCTTCTGCATGATAAAAGTGTGTGGCAGTTCCGTCTCCGTTTGATTTCACTTCATGCTCAATTCCGGTCGCACCCACAATATTTTTCTCAGGAACGGTGATACGAACATCATACATTCCGTAGTCAGCAAAGAATTCCGAGTTCGCGTGGAATTGATGACAATTCCACTTGCCGTCAATATATACGCCGACTTTCGGAAACCACTGTCCGACAAAGAAATATTCTTCCTTCACGCCAGTTCGGGCAAATGGCGGTTGTGGTAATTTCTCTTCAAAATCTATTGTCAATGAAATTGAATCTCCCGGTTGAAGCGGCGTTGGCAATGGAAGTTTGAAAACAGTTTTGTCATCTGTATTTCCATCATCCGGTTGAATGAACTGCATCGCGCTTGTCAACTCTTCTCCCGAAGGCAATGTGATTTTTTTAATATCAATATATCCCCAGCCATCTTTATCCATCTTTATTCCGCGCAACCGTCCGCCTGATTCCTTCATGAACGTTGACTTAGAATTCCGGAATCCGTTCATGTAGAGATGAAACTGCAACTCCGAAACAACATCCGAAGATTTGTTATGCCACTTCAACACTTCATGACCAAATAACATTTTCTTCTCGACATCAAGCCGAACATCAATATCATAGTTGGCGATGCGAGGACTGAGTGGTTGTGAGTGAGTTACAAGACAAAAGAAAAAATGGAGGAAGAATAGATACTTTGTCATTGTGAAGACCTTGAGTGGTTACAGGTTACAGATTTGAGGTTTGGCG
This window of the Ignavibacteriota bacterium genome carries:
- a CDS encoding OmpA family protein, with protein sequence MIRISTIFLLFTSLFFIAVPVAGQSFDLPIQLGVGIGGMNGNKEFDGNTDFQARLFVRHYYTESVRGEFGVGIGAISDWFYETHLFPFDYRLLYSPEYYERWSPYLYAGFGFVSYDVARLDIEHLPAWIAPRYKPEGISAYIPFGIGVELVAEEGLGLDFNLGYNFAFTDELNGSHADEPNDAYWTFLISMTINGSGYNRMNYRSTYSSDERRWDRGMNGPDSDGDGLSDDEEIMRYRTDPYNPDGDGDGLRDSYEVLTFHSDPFRPDTDLDGLNDGDEVRTYFTDPLKKDTDGDGLDDREEAKVTHTNPLDPDTDRGGVKDGIEVAKNAHPLDASDDKFISITDADYGTPTGRDIARPSAKELAEIRARLALEGIVFRTGSADILPTSVPILERVYQTLKEFQSVYVQIQGHTDNIGSASVNLDLSRRRSAAVKWWLVTRGIDANRLTTKGFGYSRPIASNASESGRQRNRRIEFVVQ
- a CDS encoding M28 family peptidase; the protein is MKSVFFIFIFSVCIYSLSAQNLLDDKTRDLFHEALSGELAKEHVIQITRHHRIQGSRGYRDAAKYVLGKLREYGFSENDAYIESFVSDGKKEYQTWQSPSGWDITSAELRMVEPYDERIVGYPEIAMSVITYSNAGDATAELVDVGNGTSDKDYEGKDVRGKFVLATGYGGAVHRLAVLKYGAKAVVCFLDDERAKEYPDMLQYTGMWPRSNELTTTTFGFNLTNRQGKKLKELLASGKKVVLHGKVEGVGLEPYYMDVVVAKIFGSEHPEEELVFSAHLDHPKESANDNASGSGAILDIARTLNELISSGRLPKPKRTFRFIWVPEWNGTMAYIDGHPEFEGPELGGNWLANMNMDMVGENLELLHSQLILTRTPSSLPSCVNDVVTNMAEMVDGIDVRTPRGSLSAFNYRVTPYGGGSDHMMFIDRKIPGIMFSHSDYTHHTSEDTPDKVDPVELERCEIIATSTLWYLANLDDSQAKNLSYHVQARALGRLGDGAKKGLQLLAGRDTVTGLGDEAQNILKQSLANEIDGLISILNFNNSVDVKQDVATIQSALKYQYEFLAKEIADKVKGTNAGISLKEKRDTRIPVRMTRGPLDFGLPANTLDAEKAKWYSSSENTIRGDMEFEIVNFINGKKTISEIRDALSAEFTPVKVEAVAHYIEDLVSVGVVKWK
- a CDS encoding M1 family metallopeptidase, coding for MTKYLFFLHFFFCLVTHSQPLSPRIANYDIDVRLDVEKKMLFGHEVLKWHNKSSDVVSELQFHLYMNGFRNSKSTFMKESGGRLRGIKMDKDGWGYIDIKKITLPSGEELTSAMQFIQPDDGNTDDKTVFKLPLPTPLQPGDSISLTIDFEEKLPQPPFARTGVKEEYFFVGQWFPKVGVYIDGKWNCHQFHANSEFFADYGMYDVRITVPEKNIVGATGIEHEVKSNGDGTATHFYHAEDVHDFAWTTSPEFIEVKGKEQDVDIRVLMQPDHIAQGERHLEAAKLAVRYHQNWYGDYPFPNLTVVDPRRGGGGSGGMEYPTLITAGTSYGVPDGIRIVEVVIVHEFGHNYWYHLLASNEFEESWLDEGINTYTEIQIMNDAYGSGSAVNWFGLKMNDIDLHRGQYISIHSTDPTVRNAWEFASGGSYGVNSYSKPGLILTTLQHHIGKEKMQEVMRAYFERWKFKHPKSHDFVNVVNDVTGSDFNWYFNQALYSAKKIDYSIEKVSSNEVKAAEGYDYTFSDDESEKDDEAKEYESEIVVRRIGDFTFPVEVEVVFENGEKVKEKWDGNDLWKKFKFTKTSRLKYATVDPERKVVLDINYTNNSKTLEPQSAGINKTAFKFMFYLQMLFDQPDLMNILTFLTGTF